The following is a genomic window from Primulina huaijiensis isolate GDHJ02 unplaced genomic scaffold, ASM1229523v2 scaffold39093_ERROPOS115441, whole genome shotgun sequence.
GCTTGACAGAGACTGCTGAATCAAAGAACCCGCATTACTGCCCAAAGTATCAGCTAGATCTCCAAGGACTCCTATTGCAGTTTTCATCACGACATCATCCCTGAGATTGATAGAAAAAACAATTAGATAACAAAATAGGAAATCTGGATTTGAAAATCCATAATAAAGAATAGAGATACTCACATATCTTTCTCCATGTAAATGCTGTCCAGGAATTGCAGAATGTGAGGTGCGTATGGAATCAGAAGTTGGGTTTTAGGAGAGTTCTTGAAGCCCTGAAATATCCCAGAATATGCCTCTAAAATTCCATTCCTTAAAAGGTTAGTATATTCTAACATTTCATCATCAACACCTGATGTGTGGGCAGACAACTCTGCAGCACTCTGCAACATCGGCATGGAATACATCAAATACTTCTCAAAGTTCTCTCCAATTGCCAGAGCTATGTCTCCAAAGCATGAAAAGATTGGAGGCTTCACAGACCGGTGCAACTGGTTGCTTGACAAATCTTTAAGAAGCTGGGTCATTATTCCATCACAATAAGGTAAAATAGCAGCCTCCAAAGCCCTGCACAAGTCCCCCACAACACCAACGGTGACAGCACATACTTGATATTCCTCAAAATTCTGAAGTCCCGTCTCCAAATACTTATAAAAATCTGGTACGTACTTAGCAAAGTTGTGACCTATTGCATAGGCAAGGGCACCAATGGCAAGCATTGCTTCTTCGTGAACAGTGGCGCTTCTACTAGCAAAAACTCGTAGAAAAAGATTCATTATCTGATCTGCATACTGCATAAAAGCATACTTGGCCGGTTCCGATGCACATAATTTCTGGATGATGACCTGCAAGCACCCACATAGAAGGCCTTGTAATTCGTTCTGCTTCTCTCTCTCGT
Proteins encoded in this region:
- the LOC140968991 gene encoding importin subunit beta-1-like translates to MLTALTNDPNSHVKDTTAWTLGRIFEFLHGSTVETPIITPAICQQIITVLLQSMKDAPNVSEKACGALYFLAQGYEDVGTTSPLTPYFQEIVQSLLIVTHREDAGESRLRTAAYETLNEVVRCSSDETAHLVLELVQVLMTELHKTLEAQKLSSDEREKQNELQGLLCGCLQVIIQKLCASEPAKYAFMQYADQIMNLFLRVFASRSATVHEEAMLAIGALAYAIGHNFAKYVPDFYKYLETGLQNFEEYQVCAVTVGVVGDLCRALEAAILPYCDGIMTQLLKDLSSNQLHRSVKPPIFSCFGDIALAIGENFEKYLMYSMPMLQSAAELSAHTSGVDDEMLEYTNLLRNGILEAYSGIFQGFKNSPKTQLLIPYAPHILQFLDSIYMEKDMDDVVMKTAIGVLGDLADTLGSNAGSLIQQSLSSKDFLNECLSSDDHLIKESAEWARMAISRAISV